acaaacaacagaCCACACGGAAAACTGCCAGTTCTGAATTCATGCTGAATTAAACATTTTAGCTCAAATACTtgtaaatttctcaaccaaagaAAACAATACACCAAATCATAAATGCTAGCATGTTCACTGTAACAACCACTACCCTCTAAATTACACCAACATAAAAATTCTATACCTAAAATTCTGCAATGTCAAGAGGAGCGTTATTTCCTTGAACAAATCTTCATTAAATGTGGAAAATACTTTCAGATCTTTCACTAGAATCTCCACAGCCTTTGCTTGATCATTCCTGCAACAACAAAAGAGCACACAAATCAAATCAACAACCTAAACGGCTAAAAACCAACATCGCTAATCACGGAGATTGTAAGTGACTGTAGTACCTATCAAGTGCTTCCAAATACTTCTGTTTTCGGATCTCAAAGAAGATTTTCATGGAATACCTGTTATCATCTACCTTAGTAAAACCAGATAGATACTTTTCCACCTCATCCCACTCTCCATTCGTAACCGAATCCTCAAAATACCTCATGTTGAAGAAGAAACCCGACTCCTTCTCCAACCTTGATCATTTATCAAACACAAACAACATTAAACCACCAAAAATCCCTTATTTTAAAACCACTAACATAAAAATTATCATCAAATAAAAACTATTAACACAAAAAAGAGCAAAAAGATTCAGTCTTTACTTGTGTACTGTTTCCTTGAACTTCTCTTCATCTAAGAACTGAAGTATAAGAAACACCAATTCTCTACTCAACGAAGTCATCAACCTTGACTGATCAAACTAAACCTCCCAGATCCGCCACAATCCTTCAATCACCGACCTTAATTTAGGGTTTTCACAACCGATCAATTCAAATCAAAAAAACACATGCACCAACACAATTAAAAACACAACAAATTAAACAagcacaacacaaaaaaaaagtatcaaaATTATACCTTAAAATTCAACGATAAACACGTATTTATAGATCCGGATTTGCAGAATTTCATAAACAAACAACAACGAAGGTGAGGTTTTTTGGGCTTTTGCGGTGGGCCTCCGTCTTTCTAATCTAATTTTGTGCTGCTTCTTTCACTCTCTCTACTGCCTTTatttataccaaaaaaaatggaaaaagtgtGACGAGAATGTTCATCACGCGCCTACACATGCGTGACGTTAACGATAGCACTAGAATTTTTGGTCCACCAAACGCGTCGACTTTTAAACAATGCTACAGATCGCCACGTCGCATTATGAAGGTGGTGATAAGTAGACAAGTCATTATCTATTAAAAATGGTGTGAAATGAGAGGTGATAACTACAGTAGCTTATTAAGATTGGATTCCATTTACGTATAAGATAAGTGACGAGATGATGATATGTTAGGTGACTTATCAGTGGTAATTTTTGTGAGGTTCAATGGGCAAGGAGAGAAGGAATAAGTTAGTACACCGACCAAAGGACCATTCTTGAATGTGCTTTAATAATTCGATCTAATAAAATTGGTTGGTGGTCCCCGCTTTCCTTGATTATTAGTGGCTTCTATTTAAGGATGATTTACTACGCATGAATTAAGATACGAGTATTTGAATTTTTCCACAAATGAACGTTTTAACATTAGGGTAGGTGAACGTGTTAAAAAGGCAAAGAGGTAGATTTAAAATTATGTTGGATAAAGGGATTTcaaaaagtttataaatatCTTGGAATTAATACATATTTGGCTAAAGATATGacatatttaaagaaaaaagatctatattatttatatttactgGTATCGGGGTCTAGAGAGCAAGTTTCGTCTTATTATTAAGTTGATTTTGGACAGATTGCTTTTCTAGATATACTTTGATATCATAGATTTATATGTCTGTGaaaatagattttttaaaaatattttattattattacactcCCTaagtctcaaattatttgtttttttttttttaccacgccctttaaaaatattaattaggagggaTATTGACTAACTTTATCCTATTTGTGTCTGTGTTGTAATCTGTCGCCATTAAATGTTTAATCTATTTATGTAtcatctccattaatgacaaaattctactatGAGTAAAATGGGGGAAAATGACTAATTGTGCCTTGAACATCTagaacgacaaataatttgagacaattatttttaataaccacGACAGATAATTTGAAACAGAGGagtattcatttttattattatttgatatgACGATGATATGAATCTAActtacaagaaaaaatatggtTAGTGAATTCATATAGTGGATCCTAACTTATTTAAGATTGGGCTTCTAACCGAATATTTTAGCATTAATGTAGAAGATTTGAAGGACGTCGTTTGCTACATTATATTCTATGAAGAGTAAGCGAAAATGTAAAACAATCAAATGCCGAATTGAAATCCATTTGGCACGGATTTTTTTAATGTCACGATGtgttataaataattaaatataatgAAACTATCAGTAATTAGATGTCAAAATTTAACTGATCTTAGTTAATATTAGACTATCAAGTTGTCTTACCATATTTTGtctatttttggaaacaaaGTTTAAATTATTTGTGTCACCATAAGAAACTCAAATCATAAGCTAACATGAGCTCCGAGGAGAATAGACAGAGACCGGAGTTTAAGTGAACTTCTCAATatgagaaaatatatacatatttgtaCTCATATAACTAATAATGTACATGCGTCTTATCGATCCAACTTACTAACCACTCTAACTTAATGATTAAATCACCTAACTAACTTAATAATTCTCGTATAAACAATTCTAGTTCCTTTTTGTCCTTTTGTATATATCTAAATGAGTAATGATTCTTTAAACAACATCagctaattttataaatttccCAGTGttatcttttattaaaaataaaataagtgcTCTTACAATAGAAGAGTTGTCAACATGCCTTtaaattcttatatatatgttgacaAAATTAGTTCCAACATGCACAACCAAGTAACAGGGTATATCAACAAAGCCAATACCCTTTTCAGTTCATATTATATGGTGATTTAGCTTGCCAGCTTGGGGTACACCCCTTAAAAAATGCGCTCACACCTGAAAAATAAGAGGTGTTTTTACTTAATTGCACTTAATTAAACAATGCTTgtttaatataatttcttggtTATGTAAAATCTCCATTTATTCAGAttagggtaaatttgaaaagaaaaaataatttttttttatattatgtaaaaaaatatttattttaaatttaatataaaagttaaacACCATATAATATGAACACCAGAGAGTATATTTTATGAACTttgttttcccaaaaaaaaagtgctgGATTACACACAAAACTTTACTTTTTAAATTCCAACGAGTGTACACTTCTTATTTTTGTACTCCTCTTTTCATTACTTGGCCTTTATATCAAAAATGCTTTTTTTTACTTGTTTATTTTAGCAAATCAAGAgagattattattttattcccacattacccttattattaagtaattatataaaacttagattaccaaaatataattaataaggaTATATTTGGTATTACCTTAGCAAAAATCACGTCCACTAAGAAATCAATGAATACAATGTAGAATTTACTAAACTACTcctatttattgatttttttaaaaattgagcAATATTAAAGAGGATTGTTTCTTTAATGCTAAGGGCATAGTTGGAAATACTTGTCAATTattgtcttgaattcctaacgtgacacttattttgggataaatattttttttctaagatGACGCTTATTTTGGAACAAAAGGAATAGTTTTTTAAAGTGAATATCAAGTTAACATGGTTCGAGTCAAATGAAACGGGGAGAGTACTATTTCTTGTTTGAATTTTGATTAGAGCGTGGGAAATTAAGCAAAGTGACTCATTAATGCAATGCGATAATCCACAAATGACACCCTGTCCAAAGAGAGATATAGAGTATATACTGCTCCTAGTTAACAGCAATAATTGATAGTAACTTAATACAAAATACGAGAAGCGGTCAAAGCAATAATTGACTTTTCAGGTCtgctaattaaaaaatatttttataaagttTACATGCTTTGTATTTCAAACATAATTAAAAAGCAAAAACTCTGTCCCTCTAAAAATTAATGTAACTCTTAAGTCAAACCCGTGACAAACATATTACACCACTACACGGGTTGTTGTCtctaacataaaaataaaataaaataaataaagtaaatttAGAAAAGGCCCAAAATGATTTACATTGAAATTTTTATTTACGAAAAAGGATTGTTCCTGGAATATCTCAAAAGGTTTAAATATAAGTTCATCCGcctattttgctaaaaatattttcactCACCTTTTTAGCTCATTTTTGCCCTCATAACTAATAAACCtcgtttttatttattttttgattttttttttctcttttcttaattGACAATGGAGGCTCAAATATGTATTATGCTCAAgtataattttcttaattaatatttattactTGCCACATCGCAACATAATTTGACATTTTTCAATTGTTCAGGGTGTATTCAAAATAGAAGATAACATTGTAGATTTCAATGAGCAGATAGATTAATGAAGAGTTTATATACGATAAATCATAAACAccaaacacatttttttttaatcgttttccttatataaaataatcTGAGAGAGTAgtacttatattatattatatactagATGGTTTGTGCCCGTGCAAGGCACGGGCGTTAGTTACTACTGAGATGCAAATAAAGGAGAGATGATTAAACTAAATATTAACATAACATGGTTCATAGTATATTACATTCATTTGTGGAACAAAGTTACAGGAGTAGTTTGCAGGAAAGACAAAAGTACAAAGATTGTAGGTGCTCCAACATTTGTATGAGGTTGGGCTGAAATCTGAATTCTGGCAGTTGAACATAAGTATGCTCTTGAAAGATAAAACTCTTTCATGACCTGCGAAGAAATTGAAGGAATAAACTTACATAATCCAGTAGATAGCAAAGTAATACTGTAAACATAaagaaagtttaatgactcttACTTTGCTTACTGGTACAAAGGATAGAACAAATGTTGATAGAGAAGAAAGTTAAAATCAGCTAAGAACTTGGCAGAAAAATTGGGATGTCCCTTTCCTCTCCACCCTCTGCTCTAAAAAATTGAGGGTGGGGGGTGTGGTGGTGGGTGTGTGCCATTGCCTTTCACATAAAGAACAGCAAGGACTATGAACTCATATTTCTACCAATTCCTTTACAGTCTAGAACTTGATAATATGATCCAAGAATACAGAAATTCCGTACCTACCACAAAAGCGTGTGCATACTGGGCATTCATGTGGCTTGCCCTTCTCTAGCCAGAACCAAACAACGTGATGCTCATCTTCTGTTAAATTAGAAAACAACTTAGAAGATTAAGTGAACTGGCTAAAGGAAAAAATCTGTAACAGAGATAGACTTACTGCCTTCACTTCCTGGACATCCTACAATTCTTTTGTCATAGTAGGATTTAACAACAGCTGGTGCTTCCTacatttaaaacatattcaaatacttGATCATGTTCCCACACATCTAATTGGAAAGATAACTTATATTTTTAGTAGCTATCAATGTAAACAATCTCTTCATACATAATCCTTTGTTTTTCGTGGATAAATGTGTCTGAAGACTCATAAGCACACAATGTAATGCATTAGCagatttcatcattttcacaatACAATAATTATTTCAGTGtgttaaaatgtgaaaaaaaggaaaaatcaaaggAACGTTTTTAGTCACAACTGATTGGACATTGGAGTTTGACAAGTTTCTAGTGATTTTTGATAGGGTAAATGgtatttcattgatggtatcaAAGGAACGTTTTTAGTCACAACTTATTCACACATTTACATGTCTTTTTTGTTGGTGCAAGAACTGCATTGCTTACAAGTTACCAAGCAGACCATAGTTTATTTCCATGTACAAGCTATGAATGAAATTAATGTTAATGGAGGTGTATTTTTTTGGTCCTGGGCTCTTGTTAATGAGACTATAACATTTATTTAACTGCTATTGACAACCTATtccaaaaataaggaaaaaaagaataaatcatataaaatgataatatgcattaaaaaaaaaaaaaaaaagaacactaACTAATGAAAAACACAAGAGAAGGAAGAAAGGAAACTgttttagttttcttttccaACACTGTTTCAGAGTTCATAATGGCCACGCTTAGCAGTATGTTTTACTAATTTTTGAACTTACTAAACTGTAGTTCGGAGCAATTCCAATCAattcacaaaaatataaaagatattGTCTCGTCGGCTTTATTCCAAACAAAGTATAGATTTCAACCTTCTCACATGCCGTAAAATTTGTAGAGTTTAGTTAGAAAAAGGTTTACGATGAActgataataataaaagaaatactACAACTTTAACCTCAAGTCACATGGAATATACAAAGCATCTAAAAAATGAGTTCCCAACAAATACTTGAACAAATTGAAGCATGTATGTTAGGTTTCGCCCAACAGTATAAGTTATACTATTCATTATATGTCCCTACCATTGATCCGGTGATTTACAGGAAGTTCCCTAATGTATGTAACTCTTTAAATGTATCCTGAAATAGTAAACAAAAGCATGTGCGAACGAAAATAGCAGCGTGTCCTGGAATAGGCTTTTGGGTTCAGAGGAAGAACATGGCTGAACTGAATGGCTGGCAGTAGAATTTTCTGAGAGATGAGATATTCTCGCAGTATATTCTTCTCGACCTCGTCCTAGAGGTGCTGCCTTTTTTTTCCAGTTTGCTGTTTTGGGGTGTCATTTTGTTTATTTCTCTATGATTTCTTTggtatttattttattcttgcTGCCAAGATTTTTCACACTATTTTGGTACCAGGATATGTATGTTTCGTTGCCTTTTCTATTTGGGTTGTGTCTTATCATTCTTTTATTGTTCTGTCTATCTTTCTTTATTGTTAGACATCtattcttcaagcatttcatgaagtttcttaattaaaatttaaacacgGGTAATCTTTACGTTTAATTTGTTCATATAGTACACACATCTATCAATATAACATGAAATATAAAGGACATCCATTTCtagtgaaagaaaaagggggggagagagagaggcaTTGAGGCTTCCCAAACCCCAGATTAACCTCAGTCCATAACTGATAAgcatcaaaaacaaaaaaagagttATGGACTTATAGGTGTAGATTGGGAATAATGAAGTGGTTTCAAGGCTATGGGATAGTATATGTTTTCAATTGCCAGAGGGCTTTGATTCAACATCAAAGGTAGTACAACAGAGTGGGTAATTTGTATACTCCACAGTTAAATCAGCAGGGCAAAAAAAATGGTAGATCTGTAGCTAACAGATTAATTTACAAACAGATATGATGTTAGAACCTGAAAATTGGGGAAGAAAGCAACATAGCAGAGACTGACCTTTATTCCATGACTATAGAAGTCACTGGAAATCTATGTACAAGCCAAAAATTGAGCAAGTTATAGTCAACACTTCATTTTCCTGCAAAACAACTGTTGAtatgtatttaaaaaaatttagtgaGTAGTAGTTGTTGGGAAGAGGGGAAAATTAAGCAATCAGCTAAATATAAAGGATCACCAATATTAGTGTCTAGATGCTGAGCATAAATTAAGGGAAGTAAATGAAAAAGTAAATTTCCTAAAGATTACCAAACAAAGATCGCAACTTTAAACCAAAATACTTGAGATGAAGTAGGTGAAACATCTAAGTGATAAATGATAAGAATTTTCGTTGTAATTACCTTTGTTCCATGAAAGCCAAAAGTGGTTGCAAAATTAGTTGGTTAACCTGTGTAAAAGGAAGATGATAGTTGTTAACGAAAGctgtgatatatatttatagaaAGATTGAGAAGAAGAAATGTGTTGGTGACCTTCATTTCCTTTTCACTGGAGTTGTTGGCTCCAGTTTCTGTTTCATCTTGACTGATTCACCTTGTTCGGTTGGCAGCTTTGTTTTTGTATCATGGGAAGATACatgttcttttttccttttactgCTTTCGCTGATATTGATTGATGCTGTGGCTGGTGCTGGGAGAGAATGAATAATGCTTTCCTTTTCAATGCATGACTGGATATACAATTTTGAAGATGATGTGGATGAAGCACGGCCAAATGGcttcttcacttgaatttaCGAACAGCTTCTGGTCAAATTTGCTTTGGAAATCTTCCACAGGCAGGTTCTCATTctaggggaaaaaaaattcgtttaattttttgaaagtttattTAGGAGGTGATTAtgtataaattgtttttttACAAATTGTACCTCAGCTGAAACTCTTTCGTAAATCTCTGCTGCAGTAAGAGATAatagtttttctccttctttgtcCATAATCATCCCAGTTGCCGAGCCAGAGGCATCTTTGAGATTCACATCAAATCGACACCTatagtattatatgtataaaaaaattattatttgttgTTGAGAGTAAAAAGATTTTTGCAGACGGTGTAAAAATGTCTACGAAAATAGATCCAAAAGTACCTGGGAACCAACATACTCTGCTTATTACAATTCATGCAGTGAATTTTTCTCTTGGTTGTACTGCGTACTTCTTGTCCACAGCTTGAACAATTCAAAACACAGAAAGACTTGAGGCTATTTGGCAAGGATATTTTTGCTTCAATGTAGAATGCCTGTCCCTGTATTAGGAGATGAGACTAATGATTGTCAGAATAGACTCTAATATGAAACTATGAATAAAACAATGTACTAACGTCTTCCTGGGATTGAATGTTTGCAATTGGCACTACTTCTTCATTCATTGAAACAGAGATGAGAGATCCAGATCTGGATGTACTCCGCATAGTGAAAGAGGTAAGTGTTTCTTTGTTCTCTGCGACCCTGTGCAGAACAAAAAGCTTAACTATTTAGAATATTAATTCTAATAGAAAAATAGGTAGAATATAGAGAGAAGTAATGTAATACCATGCTTGTAGTTGTTGACACTGTGGATAAGGTGGATCAATCTGTATTGTTGTGCTAAACTTTGTTGTCAATGATATACCTACATCAATTACATTACATGTCGATGAAGTTAATTCTATTTGCAGTCAATTATATTGTTGTAGacattattaattaaaatgtcaATATCTATTAAAACAAAACTTCAATACCATGAGAGTAAGCTCCAACATAGTGACAGATAGGGTTTATAATGATATTTACAAATCGGTGTAACTTTCTCACCACTTCAAATCTATTGTCTGTTACCGTAAATTAACATATGCATGGTTGGAAAATAAGAGGAAAGGCAAATAATATCCATCTTCCTGATTCTTTGTAGTGGGAAAAATTAGAAACTCATTGATAAAACTGAAAAAGGAATCTTTGGTGCATAATGACTTCCTTCAAATAGAAGCAACAGAGTTAACAGCCTCAATGTATATTACATCTTGATGTCATAATTAGCTTTATAAGGTGACAGCCCATCGTAATTAGTTGTGGCATTCAAATTAACGAAATATTCTGGAAAGAGAAGCAATTAGGTCTTGTAGTACTATTCTCTATATAAGGAATACCGATATAACCGCATTTTCGACACAAAAGTTTAAGAAATCGttgaaggaaataaaataggGTGAGCATCTAAGTTTATTTATGTGACTAAATCTTCTCTCGGTCAATGCATAAGAGAGAACATATCTTGTTTTCACAATTTTGATCCAATGATTGTAAAATGGAAGATGCAATAGAAATTTATTGCTCACTTTGAATTCTTCAATGAGAGAGAAACCTTCGTAAGAAATCCAAAAATGAATAAACATTGAAAGAAACGCATATTTTTGATTAACAAAAGTTGCTAATAATTTTCTACATTTGAAATAACCTAATCAAGCATAAGTgtctaaaatatttaaaaaggaaaatttgtttatttataGAATTAAAATCTTCGAGATACTCGGTTGTTGAAACTAAATTTGACTGTTCATGCACAACCACTTAAATGATAGAGAATTTCTTTGGAATCTTCGAGCTAAAACCATAATGCCGATTCAATATCTTCTTCTCAAGTGATATATGCACTTGAATTCTTCTATCcggataaaaataaatattctatcCTTCATTAATCCCGTAACcatctctttctatttatatgAAGTGCTTGAGCAAGTTGCATTTTTATGTAAAATATGAATCGATCTTTTAATACTCAAATTCATTATTAAAGATGGCTCAAACAAATTTAGTTAATTTgctcatatatacacaaacacACGAAAAAAACGTAATCAAGAGAATTAAAAATGCAGTAAACAAAGGGGAAAGATTAAAATTGGCATTGCAAATTCGAAGAATCAATTACCAAGGAACTTCTAAAAGATTATAAAAACCAGCATATATTACAAAAGAATCCTCAAATTCCATACAAATTGAGACAAACTAAAACTTTggaatatgaaaaatatattaaattcaaAATGTTATGAATTGCTTTATTTGTTATGCCCAAAGAGAAATTTTCTGGACAAATCTCATCTACCATTATCACTAATTTGCAGTGAgttataaacaaagaaaagaacaaagttaTAACATGTCATAGGTATCATACACACTCAACAGGAATCATGCTAAATCATCCTTGTTTTGTTTGTCCTAATCTTAGCacagaaaataatatataagtGATAGAGTTCTTGTTGTAAATCACAAAAAAGACTTAATAGCTAAGCATAGCATAATTTTAAGAAGTGCATAAATTCGGAAGTTTAAATATAAATGCTATTCTATATAAAATCACCAAATCTATGTAGCCAAATAGAAATTGCAGCAAGTCACAAAATGACCACATATGCATACTCCAATAAACTTCAAGGAAGATGAATGAGAGAGATACATTCGATTAACCAAAAGTTGAAGGTTAAATGTAATCAATAGatatggaaaattttaaaaagtgagGAAAAATAATTGCTAAAAATTCatattaaatcaagaatcaacTATTGGCAgttgaaatattaaaaaatataggaAGTGTTGTTTATTATAGCTCACCTTCAAATTTGGATGCCCCAATACGTCTTGCAAGAATTATAGGATATTCTTGGAATTGCCTCAGGAGTTTGCTACCTTCATTTTCTATAAGTGGTTCTTCCCATATTGTGAACTTGAAACTTTGGTTACTGTTCATGGCAAAATGGGCAGTATTTGTAGTGTCTCTTTTGTAGCGTAAAATAGTAAGAATAAAAGAAACTATGAAAAAGCCTAAAGTTAGATGAAAACACTTACAGGGTATCAATAACAATGAGCTCTTGCAATCTTTTCTCGACACTTGCAACATATCTTGGTGGGGAACAGTTGACAACAATTGCAAGTATGTCTGTTGACAAGAGGTTTTAAAGTCAGTAAATGAAGATTTGAAGTGATAAATTGGTAGTTTATATTAGAGTAAAATTCAGTGAGTAAAAGAATAAAACAGTCGTACTGAATTCTTTTTTAGTCAGAGTATTATTGATATCTCGGAAGGCCTGATCCTTAATATCTAAGAAGGAGGTAACATTAAGCTTTGTAGGAGGTGGTAACGCATCTTCAGCATTCTTTTCAATTGGATCAATGATGGTCTTTTTATCGAGAACCCATTCAAATGCATGCAATGGACTTTCATATTTCAGATTTGGTAGTTGTATGCGTGCACCCGTTATCCAGTAGGTATGATAAAGTTTCATCAGACTCTGATAAATGGGGATGTCATCTCCATAAATAATTGCTTTTATTTGATCTTCCTGTAGAAATTTGTGCAAGACATATATGTTCAAAGTGTAAGTATATAGTTGAAAGATGTTTAAAGACAGAACATATTCATTAGTTGGTACAGTAAGAAAATGTAAATTATTTGGAAAAGTAAAGATGCACCTGCTCATCTTGAACAATCATGTTCagatattttatcttttttacaTTACTTTCACCTGGTCcacatatatctacaacttgTATCTTACAAGTCCAGTCAGCTGTGTCTGGAGTTATCACATGTATACCCAGTTTTTGTGCCATTTTTTGCTGAAGCTGAAAAATAATGAAGGAACAGTGTTTTAGTAAGTTAGCGGGATAAATGGAGGAATACTAAATAGAAAACATAAAATCAAACTGATAACTTACAGATTCTTAagctgttattatatatatagtcaaTCAAACAGTTTAAGAGAAAGCTTTTTTGATAATTTCACTATATACTATATTGTAAGTAGAATGATCATCGAGGTTGTCTGTTGTTGCGGGGCGAATTAACAGCTTTACACAATCGGAACTTTTTGCTCGTGACAAAGCAACGTAAAGTTGACCGTGTGAAAATACAGGTTCACGTAAATAAATTCCAACAAAGTCTAATGTTTGACCTTGAGCTTTATTTATAGTCATAGCAAAACACAGTCTAATCGGAAATTGTGTTCTTTTAAATGGAATAGGTAATTTTTCATCTTGTGATGATAGTAATGGTATGCGAGGAATAAAAACATGTTTGCCTTTAAAGTCGCCGCTTGCAATTTTGGCACTAATAACGTGAGTTTTGAAATTAGTACAAATTAGGCGGGTGCCGTTACATAAACCTTCAGAAGGGTTCAAATTGCGCAGTAGGATAACAGGGCAATTTTGTTTTAGAACTAACTTATATGGAGGTAAACCAGAAGGATTTAAAGTATGCAAAAAATCTTCATATTGGCTTTGATCTTTTGGCTCTACAGTTTCGTCAATTCCGATAAATGTCAcaatagtgtttggaaattgATCTATGAACATTTGATTAATTTCATCTACAAAATCATTTTTGGTTGTTAGAATAACGCGAGATGTCACAGAGGATGTATCGTGGATGAGTGTGTTTACATTGGGATGAATAGTTTTGAACAAGATGTTCAATGATTCTTTTTCGTTTGTAAATGGAATGAGAAAAGATTCTGgaatttcaattttattatgTTCATTAACCTTTTCCCTGCCATCTCCAATTCTCAGTAAATACTCACAGAATGTAGGATCAATTCTGGCACGCATATTTTTTGACAGTCGGTATTTTTCTAGAAGATCCCAGATGTTTGAGTTTAATAGACATTCATGAATAAAGTCCTCTCTTTTCCCGCTCTGTACAACTGGCAAAGTTTGTCTAAAGTCACCACCGAAAACAACTACCTTTCCACCAAAGAGTGTATTCGAGTCCATAATATCTCTCAAAAGTAAGTCAAAAGTCTCAACAAGCTTTTTTTTTGCCATAGATACTTCGTCCCATACTATTAGCTTTGCATCTCGAATTAAAGATGCAAGTGAACTTTGTTTACTAATATTACAGCTATGACTTTTATTTGTGTCAATAGGAAGTTTAAAACGTGAGTGAGCAGTTCGTCCTCCTGGGAGGACGGAAGCTGCAACACCAGAAGTTGCTGTTGCTAATGCTATAAATCCTTTAGATCGTACAGTAGCTAGTAAAGCACGATATAAAAAGGTTTTTCCAGTTCCTCCAGGACCA
Above is a window of Lycium ferocissimum isolate CSIRO_LF1 unplaced genomic scaffold, AGI_CSIRO_Lferr_CH_V1 ctg518, whole genome shotgun sequence DNA encoding:
- the LOC132044772 gene encoding replication protein A 70 kDa DNA-binding subunit B-like isoform X3; the protein is MTVLAYANHYQLLELQQKMAQKLGIHVITPDTADWTCKIQVVDICGPGESNVKKIKYLNMIVQDEQEDQIKAIIYGDDIPIYQSLMKLYHTYWITGARIQLPNLKYESPLHAFEWVLDKKTIIDPIEKNAEDALPPPTKLNVTSFLDIKDQAFRDINNTLTKKEFNILAIVVNCSPPRYVASVEKRLQELIVIDTLNQSFKFTIWEEPLIENEGSKLLRQFQEYPIILARRIGASKFEGISLTTKFSTTIQIDPPYPQCQQLQAWVAENKETLTSFTMRSTSRSGSLISVSMNEEVVPIANIQSQEDGQAFYIEAKISLPNSLKSFCVLNCSSCGQEVRSTTKRKIHCMNCNKQSMLVPRCRFDVNLKDASGSATGMIMDKEGEKLLSLTAAEIYERVSAENENLPVEDFQSKFDQKLFVNSSEEAIWPCFIHIIFKIVYPVMH
- the LOC132044772 gene encoding uncharacterized protein LOC132044772 isoform X2, encoding MWRLFAFPISEMNPAVYHLQLHLKEQQYVSFKTTATLNSVLNNPTTAKTMLTEFFSMNATNAVANELNLLYKEFPQYFVWSTTDRMWTRRIQGNVIGRIVTCHPTEGERYYLRLLLMNIRGPKSYEDLRTVNGRCCSTFREAAGKRGLLACDNNLIECMSEATNYQMPYSLRRLFATLLVYCNPANPKGLWERFESSMSEDFTTTPNIQTNNIRYLVLNQINDFLHSMGRDINEFKLISEKISPSTSFTGIQEARDIHLERNIVVTEEDLLLYKKLNKEQQTAYHAILNRIFSNGIGAFFIDGPGGTGKTFLYRALLATVRSKGFIALATATSGVAASVLPGGRTAHSRFKLPIDTNKSHSLSMAKKKLVETFDLLLRDIMDSNTLFGGKVVVFGGDFRQTLPVVQSGKREDFIHECLLNSNIWDLLEKYRLSKNMRARIDPTFCEYLLRIGDGREKVNEHNKIEIPESFLIPFTNEKESLNILFKTIHPNVNTLIHDTSSVTSRVILTTKNDFVDEINQMFIDQFPNTIVTFIGIDETVEPKDQSQYEDFLHTLNPSGLPPYKLVLKQNCPVILLRNLNPSEGLCNGTRLICTNFKTHVISAKIASGDFKGKHVFIPRIPLLSSQDEKLPIPFKRTQFPIRLCFAMTINKAQGQTLDFVGIYLREPVFSHGQLYVALSRAKSSDCVKLLIRPATTDNLDDHSTYNIVYSEIIKKAFS
- the LOC132044772 gene encoding uncharacterized protein LOC132044772 isoform X1, translating into MWRLFAFPISEMNPAVYHLQLHLKEQQYVSFKTTATLNSVLNNPTTAKTMLTEFFSMNATNAVANELNLLYKEFPQYFVWSTTDRMWTRRIQGNVIGRIVTCHPTEGERYYLRLLLMNIRGPKSYEDLRTVNGRCCSTFREAAGKRGLLACDNNLIECMSEATNYQMPYSLRRLFATLLVYCNPANPKGLWERFESSMSEDFTTTPNIQTNNIRYLVLNQINDFLHSMGRDINEFKLISEKISPSTSFTGIQEARDIHLERNIVVTEEDLLLYKKLNKEQQTAYHAILNRIFSNGIGAFFIDGPGGTGKTFLYRALLATVRSKGFIALATATSGVAASVLPGGRTAHSRFKLPIDTNKSHSCNISKQSSLASLIRDAKLIVWDEVSMAKKKLVETFDLLLRDIMDSNTLFGGKVVVFGGDFRQTLPVVQSGKREDFIHECLLNSNIWDLLEKYRLSKNMRARIDPTFCEYLLRIGDGREKVNEHNKIEIPESFLIPFTNEKESLNILFKTIHPNVNTLIHDTSSVTSRVILTTKNDFVDEINQMFIDQFPNTIVTFIGIDETVEPKDQSQYEDFLHTLNPSGLPPYKLVLKQNCPVILLRNLNPSEGLCNGTRLICTNFKTHVISAKIASGDFKGKHVFIPRIPLLSSQDEKLPIPFKRTQFPIRLCFAMTINKAQGQTLDFVGIYLREPVFSHGQLYVALSRAKSSDCVKLLIRPATTDNLDDHSTYNIVYSEIIKKAFS